A DNA window from Streptomyces asoensis contains the following coding sequences:
- a CDS encoding malonic semialdehyde reductase produces MSLVLDAAAQDLLFREAHTAHTFTDEPVTDEQVQAIYDLVKYGPTAFNQTPLRVTLVRSPEARERLVRHMAEGNQAKTATAPLVAILSADNEFHEELPTLFPAFPQAKDLFFSTRPAREGAAALNAALQAAYFIIGVRAAGLAAGPMTGVDLEGVRKEFLDDDHTPLMVVNIGKPGEGASYPRSPRLAYDEVVTTV; encoded by the coding sequence ATGTCTCTCGTTCTTGACGCCGCCGCCCAGGACCTGCTGTTCCGCGAGGCCCACACCGCGCACACCTTCACCGACGAGCCGGTGACCGACGAGCAGGTCCAGGCGATCTACGACCTGGTCAAGTACGGGCCGACGGCGTTCAACCAGACCCCGCTGCGCGTCACCCTGGTCCGCTCCCCCGAGGCCCGCGAGCGTCTGGTGCGGCACATGGCCGAGGGCAACCAGGCCAAGACCGCCACCGCCCCGCTGGTCGCGATCCTCTCCGCGGACAACGAGTTCCACGAGGAGCTGCCGACCCTGTTCCCGGCCTTCCCGCAGGCCAAGGACCTGTTCTTCAGCACGCGTCCGGCCCGTGAGGGTGCCGCCGCGCTGAACGCCGCCCTCCAGGCCGCGTACTTCATCATCGGCGTCCGCGCCGCCGGTCTGGCCGCCGGCCCGATGACCGGTGTGGACCTCGAAGGCGTGCGCAAGGAGTTCCTGGACGACGACCACACCCCGCTGATGGTCGTCAACATCGGCAAGCCCGGCGAGGGCGCCTCCTACCCGCGCTCCCCGCGCCTGGCGTACGACGAGGTCGTCACCACCGTCTGA